From a single Rutidosis leptorrhynchoides isolate AG116_Rl617_1_P2 chromosome 5, CSIRO_AGI_Rlap_v1, whole genome shotgun sequence genomic region:
- the LOC139850020 gene encoding uncharacterized protein, with protein sequence MVEQTFIDEFFIAIKGKWKGKGVDSIIVNVYGPHTDPNKQKLWSSLDKFIGTYDLDWVLCGDFNEVRDSSERQNCEFIAKRVEWFNKFIDKSNLFDVPMGGKRFMKFCDNGVKFSKFDRFLVSEKFRATWGDLSMLALKRKMSDHCPIVLRDMVLDFGPKPMKVFDEWFYSKDASKIIEECWSCAYDGNRKDCSFRNKLKKVKFALKGWSKQTFGNLDSEIDALMKSAPEWAAIAETR encoded by the coding sequence ATGGTAGAACAAACCTTTATCGACGAGTTCTTTATTGCAATCAAGGGCAAATGGAAGGGAAAGGGTGTTGATTCTATTATCGTGAACGTATATGGACCTCATACCGATCCTAACAAACAAAAATTGTGGTCGAGTCTTGATAAGTTTATAGGTACCTATGATCTCGATTGGGTCTTATGTGGTGACTTTAATGAGGTACGGGATAGCTCAGAAAGACAGAATTGTGAGTTTATTGCAAAAAGGGTCGAATGGTTTAACAAGTTTATTGATAAATCCAATCTCTTTGATGTTCCAATGGGGGGTAAGAGATTCATGAAATTCTGTGACAACGGTGTCAAATTTAGTAAGTTCGACAGGTTTCTTGTATCAGAAAAGTTTCGTGCCACTTGGGGTGATCTCTCGATGTTGGCACTTAAAAGAAAAATGTCCGATCATTGCCCGATAGTGTTACGAGACATGGTTTTAGATTTTGGTCCAAAACCAATGAAGGTATTTGACGAATGGTTCTACTCAAAAGATGCGAGTAAAATAATTGAAGAGTGTTGGTCATGTGCTTATGATGGTAACCGAAAGGACTGCAGTTTTCGAAATAAGCTTAAAAAAGTCAAATTTGCACTAAAGGGTTGGAGTAAACAAACTTTCGGTAACCTCGACTCTGAAATCGATGCACTAATGAAAAGTGCACCTGAATGGGCGGCCATAGCTGAGACCAGATAA